The Thamnophis elegans isolate rThaEle1 chromosome Z, rThaEle1.pri, whole genome shotgun sequence DNA window ATGAACAATTTCCTACAGCTCTCATCTTctcatatttctctttttttcttttacagtcTGTGGGCGCCCCAAAGTACATTCCCCTCGAATTGTGGGTGGGAAGAGAGCTGAAGAAGGGGAATGGCCATGGCAGGTCAGCATACGAGAAAACAGACTTCACATATGTGGTGGAAGTCTCATTTCCTCCCAGTGGGTGGTGACAGCTGCTCACTGCTTTGATGGGTGAGTAGCAGATTTGCATTAAAAAGACTGTATCTCAGCCAGTTTCTCTTCTTTAAGGGAATTAGTAATTGAAGATGGGAACAATAGCAATTCAACTAAGCTCAAAAATTTGGCAGTGGACcaattttattttgcctttatgAAGATAGCATTACAATATTAAAAGAGCCAAGAAATCTGAATTTCTACTTTGACTCCTCCCTCCTGATGCTGATCTTTGttcataataaatatttgatttaatgcataaatatataaatgatgcCCTCCATAATGCTCCATGAACAAGATAGAGCAATTGCATGGTAAAGATATTGTCTGAATCACATAATTTGAAAGCACCAGATTTCCTGTTAGTTTCAGAGCCGAGCAAGGATGATGGAAGACTGATTATTTTTCCCCTTGGCTCCCATAGGCCACTAGTTGCATCCAAGTATCGAGTACACCTGGGGGAGTACGAACTCCCCAAACCAGCATCCACCATGGTCTCATCTGCTATAAGCCTGATTGTAGTACATCCATATTATGCTGGAGTTGGGCTGAGTGCTGATATTGCGTTGGTGAAACTAGAGGAGCCTGTCCGTTTCTCCCGAACCATCTTGCCTATCTGCTTATCCACTGTTGAAGATCCTGAACCTTTCCCCGTAGGGATGATGTGTTGGGTCACTGGCTGGGGGGACGTCTATCCAGATGGTAAGAAAAAGGTGGGGGTCTTCTTAGATCAAGTTGTAGAATTCAGGCTTCTTCAAGGTCTCCTTTGGATGAGCATGCTTCTGCTACCCCTCCCCCCAGTATTTTGAGGGGCATTAAGCTGCATTAAACTTTATGGTGGGTTAATGCATTTATATGATTTATAATATTGCTTATTGCTGTACAAATATTGTTTTTGCAGTAGTGATTTGAGACTGAATTTTGGTTCCATTATTTGGAAGTTTCTGTAATAAGTGAGTGGTGGGGCATATGTGACCCATGACTTAAAGTCCTCATAACAGGGCTAATTACATCCATTGTTTTTGCAGttgtaatatttgtttgttttttaatcatCCATTCAAGAATGTAGTTGGTGGTGCAATGACATTATTGCAAAGGGTGTGGAGCCTAAACATTTGGTAGATGGACTGGAGGAGCTGGGAGCGATTTAAATGAGACTCACAGACTAAAGCATCACAGATACTTCCACTTACCCCTTTGATCTTTAAAAGCAAATGCGGGAAGGCTCCACCCTTAAATGCTTAGGAGTTGGTGTTCGGTCTCAGagtctccctttttttttctcaccAGCCTCTTTCATCACTCGGATTCTGCAAAAGTTGGAAATGCCAATCCTAGATGTTGATAAGTGTGATGAAATGTACCATAATGATTCCAGCAGCTCTGATGTAGATACTGAAGTTTTGCCAAAAAACTACAGGCTAATTTATGATGACATGATCTGTGCTGGATAtccggaaggaaagaaagattctTGCCAGGTAAAAATAGAGGATAAGAGCCAT harbors:
- the LOC116521515 gene encoding serine protease 27-like, which codes for MLCLCCSQIVLLFLLLKGVEKTDAQKVCGRPKVHSPRIVGGKRAEEGEWPWQVSIRENRLHICGGSLISSQWVVTAAHCFDGPLVASKYRVHLGEYELPKPASTMVSSAISLIVVHPYYAGVGLSADIALVKLEEPVRFSRTILPICLSTVEDPEPFPVGMMCWVTGWGDVYPDASFITRILQKLEMPILDVDKCDEMYHNDSSSSDVDTEVLPKNYRLIYDDMICAGYPEGKKDSCQGDSGGPLACKLNGTWFLAGIVSFGVGCSEPNRPGVYTRVTSYMDWIQHTIEKNSVSGGGVPHPSGTSVVFFLIFLLSTFHLEIPPCHMILEYCDIAVI